One window from the genome of Amycolatopsis sp. NBC_01480 encodes:
- a CDS encoding AI-2E family transporter: MSQSGREQREQPFLTAESDVTGLIPRGLRVGAALAWRFIVVIAALYAVVWLMGYLSAVVIPVSIALLLSALMAPAVAKLVAWRFPRGLATGIVLIAGLAVLGGLLTFVITQFSSGLPQLQQQLNNSLNQIKDWLINGPLHLRQEQIQDFINQAIGFIQNNQSSLTTTALTTAGTIGEILTGFVLTLFVTIFFLAGGDNIYSFLVRGVPARVRRRVDVAGRRGFASLVSYIRATAAVAVVDAVGIGIGLWIVGVPLVIPLATLVFLGAFIPIIGAVLAGGVAVLIALVTKSFIGAVIVLAIVIGVMQLESHILQPLLLGRAVRLHPLAVVLAIAAGLVAAGIAGALLAVPLLAVLNAGIRSLLHEHNPDPATVDALHSQATRPNDANSGSDKDESDDGEKNKKDNEKK, translated from the coding sequence GTGAGCCAGTCTGGGCGCGAACAGCGCGAACAACCGTTTCTCACCGCCGAGTCCGACGTCACCGGCCTGATCCCGCGCGGCCTGCGCGTGGGGGCCGCGCTGGCCTGGCGGTTCATCGTGGTGATCGCCGCGCTGTACGCGGTCGTCTGGCTGATGGGCTACCTGTCCGCGGTGGTCATCCCGGTCTCGATCGCGCTGCTGCTCTCGGCGCTGATGGCGCCGGCCGTGGCGAAGCTGGTGGCCTGGCGGTTCCCGCGCGGGCTGGCGACGGGGATCGTGCTGATCGCCGGGCTGGCCGTGCTGGGCGGGCTGCTCACCTTTGTCATCACGCAGTTCTCCAGCGGCCTCCCGCAGCTGCAGCAACAGCTCAACAACAGCCTGAACCAGATCAAGGACTGGCTGATCAACGGGCCGCTGCACCTGCGCCAGGAGCAGATCCAGGACTTCATCAACCAGGCCATCGGCTTCATCCAGAACAACCAGTCGTCGCTCACCACCACGGCGCTGACCACGGCGGGCACGATCGGCGAGATCCTCACCGGGTTCGTGCTCACGCTGTTCGTCACGATCTTCTTCCTGGCTGGCGGCGACAACATCTACTCGTTCCTGGTGCGCGGCGTGCCGGCGCGGGTGCGGCGGCGGGTCGATGTCGCCGGGCGGCGCGGGTTCGCGTCGCTGGTCAGCTACATCCGCGCGACGGCCGCGGTGGCGGTGGTCGACGCGGTGGGCATCGGCATCGGCCTGTGGATCGTCGGCGTGCCGCTGGTGATCCCGCTGGCGACGCTGGTGTTCCTCGGCGCGTTCATCCCGATCATCGGCGCCGTGCTGGCCGGCGGGGTCGCGGTGCTGATCGCGCTGGTCACCAAGAGCTTCATCGGCGCGGTCATCGTGCTGGCCATCGTGATCGGCGTGATGCAGCTGGAGAGCCACATCCTGCAGCCGCTGCTGCTCGGGCGCGCCGTGCGGCTGCACCCGCTGGCCGTGGTGCTGGCGATCGCCGCCGGGCTGGTGGCCGCGGGGATCGCGGGCGCGCTGCTGGCCGTGCCGCTGCTCGCCGTGCTCAACGCCGGCATCCGCTCGCTGCTGCACGAGCACAACCCCGATCCGGCGACCGTCGACGCGCTGCACTCCCAAGCCACCCGGCCCAACGACGCCAACTCGGGCTCGGACAAGGACGAGTCGGACGACGGCGAGAAAAACAAGAAGGACAACGAGAAGAAGTGA
- the macS gene encoding MacS family sensor histidine kinase, translated as MTSPATRDPATPLWRGVVLLRVLTWFFALAVVIGHRAEFARPWLAWTVVGAMGVWSLATSDAYSRASSRWSWLVVLDVVVTTALMLTSPLILSPEQYAAATPLITTVWAAAGPLAAATRFGAGGGVLAGLVVAVGTGFAREKLDLDVARDGVLLCASGLLIGMAATTARRSAEALARALRTEAATAERERLARSIHDSVLQVLARVRHRGLEVGGEAAELAKLAGEQEIALRALVTTEPTWASAGGDGFADLRSALQLLATPSVQVSTPAGTVDLATHVTEELVAVTREALSNVEKHAGPDAHAWVLLEDLGTEVVVSIRDDGPGIPAGRLERAARLGHLGVVESIRGRVRDLGGTATLETGPGTGTEWEVRVPSATRGER; from the coding sequence GTGACCTCGCCGGCCACCCGCGACCCGGCGACCCCGCTGTGGCGCGGGGTCGTGCTGCTGCGTGTGCTCACCTGGTTCTTCGCGCTGGCCGTGGTCATCGGGCACCGCGCCGAGTTCGCCCGGCCGTGGCTCGCGTGGACGGTGGTCGGCGCGATGGGCGTGTGGTCGCTGGCCACGAGCGACGCGTACTCGCGCGCGTCGAGCCGGTGGAGCTGGCTGGTGGTGCTGGACGTCGTGGTCACCACGGCGCTGATGCTCACGTCGCCGCTGATCCTGTCCCCTGAGCAGTACGCGGCGGCGACCCCGCTGATCACCACGGTCTGGGCGGCCGCCGGACCGCTGGCGGCGGCGACGCGGTTCGGGGCTGGCGGCGGCGTGCTGGCCGGGCTCGTGGTCGCCGTCGGCACCGGCTTCGCGCGGGAGAAGCTTGACCTCGACGTCGCCCGCGACGGGGTGCTGCTGTGCGCGAGCGGGCTGCTGATCGGCATGGCGGCCACGACAGCGCGGCGTTCGGCGGAGGCGCTCGCGCGCGCGTTGCGCACCGAAGCCGCGACGGCGGAGCGAGAACGGCTCGCGCGCTCGATCCACGACAGCGTGCTTCAGGTCCTCGCGCGCGTACGGCATCGCGGTCTCGAGGTCGGCGGCGAAGCGGCGGAGCTGGCAAAGCTGGCCGGGGAGCAAGAGATCGCGTTGCGCGCGCTCGTCACGACGGAGCCGACGTGGGCGAGCGCGGGCGGCGACGGCTTCGCGGACCTGCGCTCGGCGTTGCAGCTGCTGGCCACGCCGTCGGTGCAGGTGTCGACGCCCGCGGGCACCGTCGACCTGGCGACGCACGTCACCGAAGAGCTGGTGGCCGTCACGCGCGAGGCACTGTCCAATGTAGAAAAACACGCGGGGCCGGACGCGCACGCGTGGGTCCTGCTGGAGGACCTCGGCACGGAGGTGGTCGTGAGCATCCGCGACGACGGCCCCGGAATCCCCGCCGGGCGATTGGAACGCGCGGCGCGGCTGGGGCATCTGGGTGTGGTGGAGTCCATCAGGGGGAGGGTGCGCGATCTCGGCGGGACCGCGACCCTGGAGACCGGTCCGGGCACCGGCACGGAGTGGGAAGTGCGGGTGCCGAGCGCGACGAGGGGCGAGAGATGA
- a CDS encoding response regulator transcription factor, which yields MTDGTISVMVVDDHPIWRDGVARDLAENGFDVQATAADAPAAVRIARTVRPSVVLMDLNLGGTSGVEATREITAALPETKVLVLSASGEHSDVLEAVKAGASGYLVKSASVAELVDAVHRTAAGDPVFTAGLAGLVLGEYRRMADAPDGGAEPPRLTERETDVLRLVAKGLTARQIAERLVLSHRTVENHVQSTLRKLQLHNRVELARYAIEHGLDED from the coding sequence ATGACGGACGGCACGATCTCGGTGATGGTCGTCGACGACCATCCGATCTGGCGCGACGGCGTGGCGCGCGACCTGGCCGAAAACGGCTTCGACGTGCAGGCCACGGCGGCCGACGCGCCCGCGGCCGTCCGGATCGCGCGCACCGTGCGGCCCTCGGTGGTGCTGATGGACCTCAACCTCGGCGGGACGTCCGGGGTGGAGGCGACACGCGAGATCACCGCGGCGCTGCCGGAGACGAAGGTGCTGGTGCTCTCGGCCAGCGGTGAGCACAGCGACGTGCTGGAGGCGGTGAAGGCGGGCGCGTCCGGTTACCTGGTGAAGTCGGCGTCGGTGGCGGAGCTGGTGGACGCCGTCCATCGCACGGCCGCCGGCGACCCGGTGTTCACGGCCGGGCTGGCCGGCCTGGTGCTGGGCGAGTACCGGCGGATGGCAGACGCGCCGGACGGCGGAGCCGAGCCGCCGCGCCTGACCGAACGTGAGACGGACGTGCTGCGGCTTGTCGCGAAGGGCCTCACCGCGCGGCAGATCGCGGAGCGGCTGGTCCTCTCGCACCGGACCGTGGAGAACCACGTGCAGTCGACGCTGCGGAAGCTCCAGCTGCACAACCGCGTCGAGCTGGCGCGGTACGCGATCGAGCACGGGCTCGACGAGGACTGA
- a CDS encoding DUF1707 SHOCT-like domain-containing protein: MGEEETTTAETATETKPLTARDIRVSDDEREHVVGVLQKAIGLGMLNLDEFTERTDRALASRTRGELNAVLADLPGLTHPEAAPAPYAAPDAPSYTRSWAPGQRMELNAKYSSLHRSGPWQVPPAMVVRNKYGSTKLDFTEARTSTPVIEIELDSKWGSVEIVIPPQAAVDYNSITEIKFGSLDDKTGSNGRAGTPRYVLTGRVHGGSLVIRHPRRGFFG, translated from the coding sequence ATGGGCGAGGAAGAGACAACGACCGCGGAGACCGCGACCGAGACCAAGCCGTTGACCGCGCGCGACATCCGGGTCTCCGACGACGAGCGCGAGCACGTCGTCGGCGTGCTCCAGAAGGCGATCGGGCTCGGCATGCTCAACCTCGACGAGTTCACCGAGCGCACCGACCGCGCGCTGGCGTCCCGGACCCGCGGCGAGCTGAACGCCGTGCTCGCGGACCTGCCGGGCCTCACGCACCCGGAGGCCGCGCCGGCTCCGTACGCGGCGCCGGACGCGCCTTCGTACACCCGCTCTTGGGCGCCGGGCCAGCGGATGGAGCTGAACGCGAAGTACTCGTCGCTGCACCGCAGCGGCCCGTGGCAGGTCCCGCCCGCGATGGTCGTGCGCAACAAGTACGGCAGCACGAAGCTGGACTTCACCGAGGCCCGCACGTCGACGCCGGTGATCGAGATCGAGCTGGACTCGAAGTGGGGCTCGGTCGAGATCGTCATCCCGCCGCAGGCCGCCGTCGACTACAACTCGATCACCGAGATCAAGTTCGGCTCCCTCGACGACAAAACCGGCAGCAACGGCCGGGCCGGCACACCGCGGTACGTCCTCACCGGCCGGGTCCACGGAGGCTCGCTGGTCATCCGGCACCCCAGGCGGGGCTTCTTCGGCTGA
- the ptsP gene encoding phosphoenolpyruvate--protein phosphotransferase, whose product MSETLTGTAASGQPAATTESAGVTVTNNPAVSSLTGVAVSPGRASGPVVRVAEPLGEPASTPAPADPAAEAARIEPAAAAVAARLEAQAETAEGEAATILITTAAMAADPALATQAQQLVTAQNLPAARAVYQAAEGFAEALAAAGGYMAERVRDVRDVRDRLVAELLGIAPPGVPELTSPSVLVARDLAPADTAGLNPAKVLALVTEEGGPTSHTAILARALGIPAVVAVRGLLALDAPALAVDGDTGVVEVADPEAPVVTAVAAGPAEWNGTGATADGHVVKVYGNVGSPADAQAAADAGAEGVGLFRTEFCYLDASAEPTVDEQRQAYTAVLSPFRGKPVIVRTLDAGADKPLAFLSPEAEPNPALGVRGLRVAFDRPEVLDRQLAAIAGAAEDSGAVVSVMAPMVATADEAAWFAERARAAGLARAGVMIEIPAAALSAREILDAVDFVSVGTNDLAQYTFAADRQLGAVAQLNDPWQPALLRLLKLIGDAAMVTGKPAGVCGEAAGDPRLALVLAGLGLTSVSMNAPAIRSVGASLASVTLDDARSLAAAALAAATPADARTVVAAALK is encoded by the coding sequence ATGTCTGAGACCCTCACGGGCACAGCCGCCTCGGGCCAGCCCGCCGCGACCACCGAGTCAGCCGGAGTCACCGTGACCAACAACCCCGCCGTTTCGTCGTTGACCGGGGTCGCTGTGAGCCCGGGGCGCGCGAGTGGTCCCGTCGTGCGCGTCGCCGAGCCGCTCGGCGAGCCCGCGAGCACCCCCGCGCCGGCCGACCCGGCCGCGGAGGCCGCGCGGATCGAGCCCGCCGCCGCCGCCGTCGCCGCCCGGCTGGAGGCGCAGGCCGAGACCGCCGAGGGCGAAGCCGCCACGATCCTCATCACCACCGCCGCGATGGCCGCCGACCCGGCGCTCGCCACGCAGGCCCAGCAGCTGGTGACGGCGCAGAACCTGCCCGCGGCCCGCGCCGTCTACCAGGCCGCCGAAGGGTTCGCCGAAGCACTCGCCGCGGCGGGCGGCTACATGGCCGAGCGGGTGCGCGACGTCCGCGACGTGCGTGACCGCCTGGTCGCCGAGCTGCTCGGCATCGCCCCGCCGGGCGTGCCGGAGCTGACGTCGCCGAGCGTGCTCGTCGCCCGCGACCTGGCGCCCGCCGACACCGCGGGCCTCAACCCGGCGAAGGTGCTCGCGCTGGTCACCGAAGAGGGCGGCCCGACGAGCCACACCGCGATCCTGGCCCGCGCGCTCGGCATCCCGGCCGTGGTCGCGGTCCGTGGGCTGCTCGCGCTGGACGCGCCGGCGCTCGCCGTCGACGGGGACACCGGCGTCGTCGAGGTCGCCGACCCGGAGGCGCCGGTGGTCACCGCCGTCGCCGCGGGCCCCGCGGAGTGGAACGGCACGGGCGCGACCGCCGACGGCCACGTCGTCAAGGTCTACGGCAACGTCGGCTCCCCGGCCGACGCGCAGGCCGCCGCGGACGCCGGAGCCGAGGGCGTCGGCCTGTTCCGCACGGAATTCTGTTACCTCGACGCCTCGGCCGAGCCGACCGTCGACGAGCAGCGCCAGGCCTACACCGCGGTGCTTTCGCCGTTCCGCGGCAAGCCGGTCATCGTCCGCACGCTGGACGCTGGCGCCGACAAGCCGCTCGCCTTCCTTTCGCCGGAGGCCGAGCCGAACCCGGCGCTGGGCGTCCGCGGCCTGCGCGTGGCGTTCGACCGGCCGGAGGTGCTGGACCGCCAGCTGGCGGCCATCGCCGGCGCGGCCGAGGACTCGGGCGCGGTCGTTTCCGTGATGGCCCCGATGGTCGCGACGGCGGACGAGGCGGCCTGGTTCGCCGAGCGCGCCCGCGCCGCCGGCCTCGCCCGCGCGGGCGTGATGATCGAGATCCCGGCCGCGGCCCTGTCGGCGCGGGAGATCCTGGACGCGGTGGACTTCGTCTCGGTCGGCACCAACGACCTGGCCCAGTACACCTTCGCGGCCGACCGCCAGCTCGGCGCCGTGGCCCAGCTGAACGACCCCTGGCAGCCGGCGCTGCTGCGCCTGCTGAAACTGATCGGCGACGCGGCGATGGTGACGGGCAAGCCGGCCGGCGTCTGCGGTGAGGCGGCCGGCGATCCGCGCCTGGCCCTGGTGCTGGCCGGACTCGGCCTGACCAGCGTTTCGATGAACGCCCCGGCGATCCGGTCCGTGGGCGCGAGCCTGGCGTCCGTCACCCTGGACGACGCCCGGTCGCTGGCTGCCGCGGCGCTGGCCGCCGCCACCCCCGCCGACGCCCGGACTGTGGTCGCCGCCGCGCTGAAGTAA
- a CDS encoding ribokinase — protein sequence MSAAVLVVGSANADLVVPVERRPGGGETVLGGDTTLSPGGKGANTAAAAGRLGADVALLGAVGDDSYGRLLRDSLADAGVATGHVRTVGRPTGIAYITVTPDGENSILVSPGANSALEPGDLTDDVLDGVRVLVTSLEVPLPTVEHAVARASAKGVRVLLNLSPAAEVSRETLGALDVLLVNEHEAAYLLGTEDADPRKLLELGPRAAVVTLGAKGAVVVEADGSTEVASPKVEAVDTTGAGDAFAGALAASLAEGATLVDAAKRAVKVAAVSVTRHGAQPSYPTPDELE from the coding sequence ATGAGTGCTGCCGTTCTGGTCGTGGGATCCGCCAACGCCGACCTGGTCGTGCCGGTCGAGCGCCGCCCCGGAGGCGGCGAGACGGTGCTGGGCGGCGACACCACGCTGTCGCCCGGCGGCAAGGGCGCGAACACGGCCGCGGCGGCCGGTCGCCTGGGCGCGGACGTCGCGCTGCTGGGCGCCGTCGGCGACGACTCGTACGGCCGGCTGCTGCGCGATTCGCTCGCCGACGCGGGCGTCGCGACCGGCCACGTCCGCACCGTCGGACGGCCGACCGGCATCGCCTACATCACCGTGACCCCGGACGGCGAGAACTCCATCCTCGTCTCCCCCGGCGCCAACTCCGCGCTGGAGCCCGGCGACCTCACCGACGACGTCCTCGACGGCGTGCGCGTCCTGGTCACCTCGCTCGAGGTGCCGTTGCCAACGGTCGAGCACGCCGTCGCGCGCGCGAGCGCGAAGGGCGTCCGCGTGCTGCTCAACCTGTCGCCCGCCGCTGAGGTTTCACGCGAAACACTGGGCGCGCTCGACGTTTTGCTCGTCAACGAGCACGAGGCCGCGTACCTGCTCGGTACCGAGGACGCCGACCCGCGCAAGCTGCTTGAGCTGGGCCCGCGCGCGGCCGTCGTGACCCTCGGCGCGAAGGGCGCGGTGGTCGTCGAGGCGGACGGCTCGACGGAGGTCGCGTCGCCGAAGGTCGAGGCCGTCGACACCACGGGTGCCGGAGACGCCTTCGCGGGTGCGCTGGCTGCTTCGCTGGCCGAAGGCGCGACGCTCGTCGACGCGGCGAAGCGGGCCGTGAAGGTCGCGGCTGTGAGCGTGACGCGACACGGCGCGCAGCCGTCGTACCCGACTCCCGACGAGCTGGAATGA
- a CDS encoding TetR/AcrR family transcriptional regulator — protein sequence MSSPTRRGRARAATEQDIRRTARKLLVDDGPDAVTLRAIARELGITAPALYRYYESRDDLVENLRLDVCADLAAELAVDIAELPDDGMLQLFAICKGFRRWALTHTKEFTLVFASPTGGVGTTAGSALHRLDEPFGRIFLAAAGQVLAIHDLVMPPNDVVPPELRDDLTAFQGELLAVLAESGRAIAPEKLDLGLTYLMIQFWARLYGHVTLEVFGNYPIPVSKPDVLFEAMLADLARDVGLDAR from the coding sequence ATGAGCAGCCCCACGCGAAGGGGCCGCGCGCGAGCGGCTACCGAGCAGGACATCCGCCGCACCGCCCGTAAACTCCTGGTGGACGACGGTCCGGATGCGGTCACCCTGCGCGCGATCGCCCGCGAGCTGGGCATCACCGCGCCGGCTCTCTACCGCTACTACGAGTCCCGCGACGACCTGGTGGAGAACCTCCGCCTCGACGTCTGCGCCGATCTGGCGGCCGAGCTGGCCGTGGACATCGCCGAGCTGCCCGACGACGGCATGCTCCAGCTGTTCGCCATCTGCAAGGGCTTCCGGCGCTGGGCGCTGACGCACACCAAGGAGTTCACGCTGGTGTTCGCCTCGCCCACGGGCGGGGTCGGCACCACCGCGGGCAGCGCGCTGCACCGCCTCGACGAGCCGTTCGGCCGGATCTTCCTCGCCGCCGCCGGCCAGGTGCTGGCGATCCACGACCTGGTGATGCCGCCGAACGACGTGGTCCCGCCCGAGCTCCGCGACGACCTCACCGCGTTCCAGGGGGAGCTGCTCGCGGTGCTGGCGGAGTCCGGGCGGGCCATCGCGCCGGAGAAGCTGGACCTGGGCCTGACCTACCTGATGATCCAGTTCTGGGCCCGGCTCTACGGGCACGTCACGCTTGAGGTGTTCGGCAACTACCCGATCCCCGTGTCCAAGCCGGACGTGCTGTTCGAGGCCATGCTGGCCGACCTCGCCCGCGACGTCGGCCTCGACGCGCGTTAG
- a CDS encoding SDR family oxidoreductase, protein MILDGKVALVTGGSRGIGAATAVRLAEDGADVVLTYASNERLAADVVDRIKSRGRRALAVQADNADAAAVEAAVAATVAEFGRLDVLVNNAGVGFVAPLEETAQDDVDRVLAVNVRGVFAASKAAAARLGEGGRVITIGSCVTDRVLGPGMVLYAVSKSALVGLTKALARELSPRGVTVNLVHPGPIDTDMNPADGPYAADQAFSTAVGRYGSAEEVAAAVSYLADPASAYVTGAILSVDGGHAA, encoded by the coding sequence ATGATCCTCGACGGCAAGGTGGCTCTGGTGACGGGCGGCAGCCGGGGCATCGGGGCGGCCACGGCGGTGCGGCTCGCTGAGGACGGGGCCGATGTGGTGCTCACGTACGCCAGCAACGAGCGGCTCGCGGCCGACGTGGTCGACCGGATCAAGAGCCGGGGCCGGAGGGCGCTCGCCGTGCAGGCGGACAACGCCGACGCGGCGGCCGTGGAGGCGGCGGTGGCGGCCACCGTCGCCGAGTTCGGGCGGCTGGACGTGCTGGTCAACAACGCCGGGGTGGGCTTCGTCGCGCCCCTTGAGGAAACCGCGCAGGACGACGTCGACCGGGTGCTGGCGGTGAACGTTCGTGGGGTGTTCGCCGCGTCGAAGGCCGCTGCCGCTCGTCTCGGTGAGGGCGGGCGAGTGATCACGATCGGCAGCTGCGTCACCGATCGCGTGCTCGGGCCGGGGATGGTCCTGTACGCGGTGAGCAAGTCGGCGCTGGTCGGGCTGACCAAGGCGCTCGCGCGCGAGCTGTCGCCCCGCGGCGTCACGGTCAACCTCGTGCACCCCGGGCCGATCGACACCGACATGAACCCGGCCGACGGTCCGTACGCGGCTGATCAGGCGTTCTCCACCGCAGTCGGCCGTTATGGCTCAGCCGAGGAGGTCGCCGCGGCCGTTTCGTACCTCGCGGACCCGGCCAGCGCGTACGTCACCGGCGCGATCCTTTCGGTCGACGGCGGGCACGCGGCCTAA
- the leuS gene encoding leucine--tRNA ligase, producing the protein MTGSTEAPVPASGAAETPTPPGAEAAPPHRYTAELAGQIEQRWQDYWSDHGTYHAPNPTGPLAVEGEPVPSDKLFVQDMFPYPSGSGLHVGHPLGYIGTDVYARYHRMIGRNVLHTLGYDAFGLPAEQYAVQTGTHPRTTTEANIVTMRRQLKRLGLGHDERRSIETIDPDYYKWTQWIFLQIFNSYYDTEAHKARPIEELEKAFAAGERPTPDGRPWAELSDVERRKAIDEHRLVYISEAPVNWAPGLGTVVANEEVTADGRSDRGNFPVFRKSLRQWMMRITAYADRLVDDLDLLDWPDKVKSMQRNWVGRSQGARVAFAAGEEKIEVFTTRPDTLFGATYMVIAPEHPLVPKLTAAEWPGEHPESWTGGAETPAAAIAEYRAATARKSDLDRQENKEKTGVFTGTYAVNPVNGKEIPVFIGDYVLMGYGTGAIMAVPAQDQRDYDFAKKFELEIVRTVDPGPGFEGEAFTGDGPAINSANDSVSLDGMGVADAKKTIIAWLEEHGHGEGTVQYKLRDWLFARQRYWGEPFPIVYDESGLPIALPEDQLPVVLPEVDDYAPKTFDPDDADSEPSPPLSRATDWVEVTLDLGDGPKKYRRDTNVMPQWAGSCWYQLRYVDPDSKDVFCAPENEAYWMGPRPAEHGVDDPGGVDLYIGGVEHAVLHLLYSRFWHKVLYDLGHVSSKEPYRRLYNQGYIEAYAYTDARGVYVPAEEVVERDGKFFLGDEEVKQEYGKMGKSLKNAVTPDEISDNYGADTFRLYEMSMGPMDMSRPWATKDVVGAQRFLQRLWRLVVDEQTGELRVTADEPSEADRKLLHRTIAGVREDYAELRFNTAGAKLIELNNHLTKVYGSAATPIEMAEPLVLLLAPMAPHIAEELWHRLGHVDSLVHGPFPVVDEKYLVEDSVEYPIQVNGKVRSRITVPADATNEAVQSAALADEKVAALVGDKTPRKVIVVPGRLVNIVL; encoded by the coding sequence ATGACAGGGTCCACGGAAGCTCCGGTCCCGGCGTCCGGCGCGGCGGAAACACCGACGCCGCCTGGCGCTGAGGCGGCCCCGCCGCACCGCTACACCGCGGAGCTGGCCGGGCAGATCGAGCAGCGCTGGCAGGACTACTGGTCCGACCACGGCACCTACCACGCGCCCAACCCCACCGGCCCGCTCGCGGTCGAGGGCGAGCCGGTGCCGTCGGACAAGCTGTTCGTGCAGGACATGTTCCCGTACCCGTCCGGCTCGGGCCTGCACGTCGGGCACCCGCTGGGCTACATCGGCACCGACGTCTACGCGCGCTACCACCGGATGATCGGGCGCAACGTCCTGCACACGCTGGGCTACGACGCGTTCGGCCTGCCCGCGGAGCAGTACGCGGTGCAGACCGGCACGCACCCGCGCACCACCACCGAGGCGAACATCGTCACGATGCGCCGCCAGCTGAAGCGGCTGGGGCTGGGCCACGACGAGCGCCGGTCGATCGAGACGATCGACCCGGACTACTACAAGTGGACCCAGTGGATCTTCCTGCAGATCTTCAACTCCTACTACGACACCGAGGCCCACAAGGCGCGGCCGATCGAGGAGCTGGAGAAGGCGTTCGCGGCCGGCGAGCGCCCGACGCCGGACGGCCGCCCGTGGGCCGAACTGAGCGACGTCGAGCGGCGCAAGGCGATCGACGAGCACCGGCTGGTCTACATCTCCGAGGCCCCGGTGAACTGGGCGCCCGGCCTGGGCACCGTCGTCGCGAACGAGGAGGTGACCGCGGACGGCCGCAGCGACCGCGGCAACTTCCCGGTGTTCCGCAAGAGCCTGCGCCAGTGGATGATGCGGATCACCGCGTACGCCGACCGCCTGGTCGACGACCTGGACCTGCTGGACTGGCCGGACAAGGTCAAGTCCATGCAGCGCAACTGGGTCGGCCGCTCGCAGGGCGCCCGCGTCGCGTTCGCTGCCGGTGAGGAGAAGATCGAGGTCTTCACCACGCGGCCGGACACGCTGTTCGGCGCCACCTACATGGTGATCGCGCCCGAGCACCCGCTGGTGCCGAAGCTGACCGCCGCCGAGTGGCCGGGCGAGCACCCGGAGAGCTGGACCGGCGGCGCCGAAACCCCCGCGGCGGCGATCGCCGAATACCGCGCCGCGACCGCCCGCAAGTCCGACCTGGACCGTCAGGAGAACAAGGAAAAGACGGGCGTGTTCACCGGCACGTACGCGGTGAACCCGGTCAACGGCAAGGAAATCCCGGTTTTCATCGGCGACTACGTGCTGATGGGCTACGGCACCGGCGCGATCATGGCCGTGCCCGCGCAGGACCAGCGCGACTACGACTTCGCGAAGAAGTTCGAGCTGGAGATCGTCCGCACCGTCGACCCCGGCCCCGGCTTCGAGGGCGAGGCCTTCACCGGCGACGGCCCCGCGATCAACTCGGCGAACGACTCGGTCAGCCTGGACGGCATGGGCGTGGCCGACGCCAAGAAGACGATCATCGCCTGGCTGGAGGAGCACGGCCACGGCGAGGGCACCGTGCAGTACAAGCTGCGCGACTGGCTGTTCGCCCGCCAGCGCTACTGGGGCGAGCCGTTCCCGATCGTCTACGACGAGTCCGGCCTGCCGATCGCGCTGCCCGAGGACCAGCTGCCCGTGGTGCTGCCGGAGGTCGACGACTACGCGCCGAAGACCTTCGACCCGGACGACGCCGACTCCGAGCCGTCGCCGCCGCTGTCGCGCGCCACCGACTGGGTCGAGGTCACGCTGGACCTGGGCGACGGCCCGAAGAAGTACCGCCGCGACACCAACGTGATGCCGCAGTGGGCGGGCTCGTGCTGGTACCAGCTGCGCTACGTCGACCCGGACAGCAAGGACGTGTTCTGCGCGCCGGAGAACGAGGCCTACTGGATGGGCCCGCGCCCGGCCGAGCACGGCGTCGACGACCCGGGCGGCGTCGATCTGTACATCGGCGGCGTCGAGCACGCGGTGCTGCACCTGCTGTACTCCCGCTTCTGGCACAAGGTGCTGTACGACCTGGGCCACGTCTCGTCGAAGGAGCCGTACCGCCGCCTGTACAACCAGGGCTACATCGAGGCGTACGCCTACACCGACGCGCGCGGTGTGTACGTGCCGGCCGAAGAGGTCGTGGAGCGCGACGGCAAGTTCTTCCTGGGCGACGAAGAGGTCAAGCAGGAATACGGGAAAATGGGCAAGAGCCTGAAGAACGCCGTGACGCCCGACGAGATCTCGGACAACTACGGCGCGGACACCTTCCGGCTGTACGAGATGTCCATGGGCCCGATGGACATGTCCCGCCCCTGGGCGACCAAGGACGTGGTCGGCGCGCAGCGGTTCCTGCAGCGGCTGTGGCGCCTGGTCGTCGACGAGCAGACCGGCGAGCTGCGGGTCACCGCGGACGAACCGTCGGAGGCCGACCGGAAACTGTTGCACCGCACCATCGCCGGCGTCCGCGAGGACTACGCGGAGCTGCGCTTCAACACCGCGGGCGCCAAGCTGATCGAGCTGAACAACCACCTGACCAAGGTGTACGGCTCGGCGGCGACCCCGATCGAGATGGCGGAGCCGCTGGTGCTGCTGCTGGCCCCTATGGCCCCGCACATCGCCGAGGAGCTGTGGCACCGCCTGGGCCACGTCGATTCCTTGGTGCACGGCCCGTTCCCGGTGGTGGACGAGAAGTACCTGGTCGAAGACTCGGTCGAATACCCGATCCAGGTCAACGGCAAGGTCCGCTCCCGCATCACCGTCCCCGCCGACGCCACCAACGAGGCCGTCCAATCCGCCGCCCTGGCCGACGAAAAAGTCGCCGCCCTGGTCGGCGACAAGACGCCGCGCAAGGTGATCGTCGTGCCCGGTCGTCTGGTGAACATCGTGCTGTAA